The DNA region ATGGCGGCACTCGTACAAATGGAAGACAGATTATTCTTGTCACCGCTTGCAAAAGTAAAAAATGTACCGAAAGAGCCAGAAAAGAAAGATGAAGACCCGCTAAGTAAAAGGGGTTTTGATGTATGACGCTGAAACAAGAACTGATCAAGTATAGTAAGAAATGCATAAAAGACAAAACGCATATATGTCAAAAGCACAGATGGGCATGTATGCGTTTTTTGCGGGATATAGAAATGGCGGGTACGAAGAAATTTCCGTATGTATTTGATGAAGAAAAAGCGGAGCGATTTTTTGCGTGGGCAGCTATGCATAAGCATACAAAAGGAATCTTAGCCGGGCAGCCTATTATTTTTGAGCCTATCCGGCGGTTTATCTTCGGAAACATCTATGGGTGGGTCAATAAAGATACGGGGCTTAGACGTTTTAAAAAAGCATATTGGCAGGTCGGGAGGAAAAATGCGAAATCACAATCACTCGCCATAGTCGGTGACTATGAAATGATGGCCCTGGGGGAGCCGATGTCAGAAGTCTACATCGGAGCTACGAAAAGCATCCAGTCAAAAATCATTTACAATGAGATCTTGGCAATGCTTAGGCGATGGCCAGAGATGAAAGGAAAGTGGAAAGAAAGTTATGGTACCATCCGACATCTGAAAAGCGATTCGATTATCCGGGCGCTGTCAAAAGATGACGGAAAGACCGGGGACGGTCTCAATCCGCAGTGCGGTCTGATTGACGAGTATCACGCGCATCCGACGTCCGAAATATTAGATGTCATAGACACCGGTATGATGGCCAGAAAACAGCCGCTGCTGTTTATCATCACTACCGCCGGGACAAACTTCGGGGGACCGTGTTACAGAGTGGAATACCCACTGGTAGAAAAGATCCTTAATCCGGACATTGATTATGACGTACCGGATTATTTCTGTATGGTCAATGAGCTGGACAAAGATAAAGAAGGAAACCTAATTGATGATGTTAAAAACGAAAAATGCTGGATAAAAGCAAACCCGATTGTAGCGACATATCCGGAGGGCATTGCGAATATAAGGAGCGCGTTGAAAGTGGCAGTTGAGACACCAGAAAAAATGTCATCATTTCTCACGAAAAACATGAACATCTGGAATCAGCAATCCGGGGCATCTTATATGGATATGGGGAAATGGAACACTCGGGGGCGGATAGAAAGCTACGATTTATACGGACTGGACGCATATGTCGGCATGGACTTATCAAGCAAAGTCGATTTGACGTCGATCGGACTGGTTATTTCGGTCAAAGAGGATGACGGGACGAAGTATATCGTCATCGGCCACAGCTTTATTCCGGAAGAAACGCTGCAGAGAAAGATAAAAACAGACAGAGTGCCGTATGACTACTATGCTCATGGTGGCTGGCTGACGGTCAATCCAGGAGAGGTAGTCGATTATCGCTACATGACAAAATGGATGATAGAAACTGCGGAAAAACTGGGACTGAACATTAAAGAAATTTGCTACGACCCGTATAATGCGACTTATTATGCGCAAGAACTTGAAAAACTGGAGTATACATGTGTAGAAGTCCGGCAGGGAATGATGACATTATCCGAACCGACAAAATCATTTAGAGAAAATGCGTATCAGGGAAACATTTTACATTTTGAAAATCCGCTACTCGATTGGGCGATCAGTAACGCGGTCACTAAAAAAGACCAGAACGAAAATATCATGCTTGACAAAGAAAAATCAACAAACAGAATTGACCCGATAGCATCTGTAATCAATGCGTTTACACGTGCGCGGATTACAGAAGAAGACGATATGAGTGATTATATTTTGAGTGACGATTTCAGCTTATAAGGAGGACATGTGAAAAAGATATTATATGTGATTGATGACATTTTCCTGTTCGTCGGGTGCATTCTGATGATTGCCGGCGGTGTATTGATATCTCCCGTAGTCGCGGTATATACCGCGGCTATAGAGTGCCTGCTTTTAGCGTTTATCTTTGCAAAAGCACAGAAAGGCGGTGGTAAATAATGCTTTTAAGACAGCTTTTCTCAAACCCGACGGATTCAGGTACACTGCTTAGCCCCGCGGACTGGCTGATATCCGCTATTAACGGTGACGGCGTAACGGCGGCAACGGCAAGTAAAAACAGCAACATTTATACGTGCGTCAATATTTTAGCCGACGATATCGGTAAACTGCCGATCCACACGTTCAGGACAGGCGGGAAAAAGACAGAAGGAATGAAACACCCGGTCGCTAAGCTGCTGTATAAACGGCCGAATCCGCTCATGACACCGCTTGCTTTTAAGCGGACTTTGCAGTATCACATGGGATTTTACGGAAACGCTATCGCTTATATAGAATGGGGGACAGACGGCTATCCGAAATCACTATGGCCGCTTGATCCAACGAAAAC from Dialister invisus DSM 15470 includes:
- a CDS encoding terminase large subunit codes for the protein MRFLRDIEMAGTKKFPYVFDEEKAERFFAWAAMHKHTKGILAGQPIIFEPIRRFIFGNIYGWVNKDTGLRRFKKAYWQVGRKNAKSQSLAIVGDYEMMALGEPMSEVYIGATKSIQSKIIYNEILAMLRRWPEMKGKWKESYGTIRHLKSDSIIRALSKDDGKTGDGLNPQCGLIDEYHAHPTSEILDVIDTGMMARKQPLLFIITTAGTNFGGPCYRVEYPLVEKILNPDIDYDVPDYFCMVNELDKDKEGNLIDDVKNEKCWIKANPIVATYPEGIANIRSALKVAVETPEKMSSFLTKNMNIWNQQSGASYMDMGKWNTRGRIESYDLYGLDAYVGMDLSSKVDLTSIGLVISVKEDDGTKYIVIGHSFIPEETLQRKIKTDRVPYDYYAHGGWLTVNPGEVVDYRYMTKWMIETAEKLGLNIKEICYDPYNATYYAQELEKLEYTCVEVRQGMMTLSEPTKSFRENAYQGNILHFENPLLDWAISNAVTKKDQNENIMLDKEKSTNRIDPIASVINAFTRARITEEDDMSDYILSDDFSL